The DNA segment CAGGTTGTGAATGGCGCGCGCGATCAGCTCTTTGCCAGTTCCAGTTTCTCCCTGTATGAGAACGGTGGATTGCGCGGGAGCAACGGTTTCGGCCTGCTTCAGTACGCGCTTCAGGATGGCACTCTCACCCACGATTTCTTCGAAATTGTGTTCGGTGCGGATTTCATCTCGCAGGTAGAGCCGCTCGCTGGCTAACCGTTCCCGTGACTGGCTGAGCTCTCCGTACTCCAAGGCATTCTCAACAGCAATTGCCACCTGGGTGGCGACCTGGCAAAGGAAGTCGACATCCTGCTCGGCAAAGGCATTGGCTTTGCGATCGAGTAAGTGCAGGACGCCCAACTTGCGATTACGGCGAACCAGAGGCAAAAAGCATCCGGACTGGAAGCCTTCCGCCGCATTTGCCTCCATAGCAATCAAGGACAGAGTAGTAGGCGCGCTGCCCCAGACCAGAGGCCGCCCCGTGCTGTAAGCCGTGCCCGGACTGGAACCGTCGATGGGAAGCACCATGTCTTCGTGCAGGAAGCCGCGGGCATCGGGATAATCCAATCCCAGGATTTGCAAGTGAGTTCCCTCACTGTCGGGAAGTGATAGGCAGGCGGCATCACACTGCATCGCTGTCCGCACTTTGGCGGGAATTGCGCGCGCCAATTCGGATGGAGAAAGGTTGGAGACCACGGCGTTATTGACGTCTAACAGCAGCTTGAGATGGTCGCGCTCGCGAGTCACTTGACGCTGCAACTCTGTGGCTTCCTGATAGTTCAAGGCATTTTCCACGGCCAGGGCAACCTGCTCGGCGACGAGCAGCGGAAACTCCAAATCAGAATCGCTGCAGGCATCGGGTTGGCTGCTGCCAAGGGTATATGCGCCCAGGCGGCGTCGCGGCGTGGTCAAAGGGAAACTAGAGAAAGAACGAACGCCGTATTCCCGCAGGATACGTATGGGCCGGGCAAAACGAATTTCCCGATCGATATCAGGAACAAACAACGGGCGCTGGTTGTTCCAGACCCAGCCAGACGGTGATTCATCAATCGAAAATTCCATCCCCGGACGCAAATCGCCCAGCCCATCCGCCTCCACGACGTGCATACGCATGACGTTCCGCAGCGGGTCGTGCAACACCACACTTAGATAATGGAAATCGACCACCGAGTGGAGATGGCGGGCCAGGTTTTGAAATAGCTCGCCCAGATCGCGGTGGTAAGCGACTGCCTTGGAGATTTCCAAAAGCTCAGCATAGCGGTGAACTGCTACCGCGCCGATCTTTCCCGGATCACTTGTGATCGGAGGAATCTGCTCGAGGCGTTTGCCTCTCAGGTCCTGGGATTGGAGATTGAAGCCGGGGGTGTCGGAAGCTGTCGAGGTTTCGACTTTCGCCTGCCAGGCCATATGTATGTGACGCGCGGGCAAAGCCGCGGGATTCACTTAAGCTGATGAATTTACCGGAGGTTTACCGGCTATGGCGGCGGAGTTTCTAACTGGAAAAGCAGTTGCAATGGAAATGATTGCGAGCGGGGAGGTACTGAAACATGGAGAAACAAAGGCTGGGAAATAGCGATCTGGAGATTACGCGAGTTGGGGTTGGAGCGTGGGCGATGGGCGGAGGTGGCTGGGAGTTTGCCTGGGGGCCGCAGGACGATCAGGATTCTATTGCCGCCATCCACGAAGCCCTGGACCGCGGCATCAACTGGATTGATACCGCCGCCGTTTATGGGTTAGGGCACTCGGAGCAGATCGTTGCCCGGGCGCTAGAAGGACGAGCGTCTCGTCCATATG comes from the Terriglobales bacterium genome and includes:
- a CDS encoding sigma 54-interacting transcriptional regulator, producing MNPAALPARHIHMAWQAKVETSTASDTPGFNLQSQDLRGKRLEQIPPITSDPGKIGAVAVHRYAELLEISKAVAYHRDLGELFQNLARHLHSVVDFHYLSVVLHDPLRNVMRMHVVEADGLGDLRPGMEFSIDESPSGWVWNNQRPLFVPDIDREIRFARPIRILREYGVRSFSSFPLTTPRRRLGAYTLGSSQPDACSDSDLEFPLLVAEQVALAVENALNYQEATELQRQVTRERDHLKLLLDVNNAVVSNLSPSELARAIPAKVRTAMQCDAACLSLPDSEGTHLQILGLDYPDARGFLHEDMVLPIDGSSPGTAYSTGRPLVWGSAPTTLSLIAMEANAAEGFQSGCFLPLVRRNRKLGVLHLLDRKANAFAEQDVDFLCQVATQVAIAVENALEYGELSQSRERLASERLYLRDEIRTEHNFEEIVGESAILKRVLKQAETVAPAQSTVLIQGETGTGKELIARAIHNLSSRRDHIFVKLNCAAIPSGLLESELFGHEKGAFTGAITQKIGRFELANTGTLFLDEIGDIPLELQPKLLRVLQEQEFERLGSNRSLRVDVRLIAATNQDLARMVEQNQFRADLYYRLNVFPIKMPALRERAVDIPHLVKHFVAVYSEQMNKKIEYVPEEVLEALVHYEWPGNIRELQNLIERAVILSSGPELHVPLGELKPIHKKAPGKTKTFGTLEEAEREHITEVLRDTQWVLGGNDGAAARLGVPRTTLIYKMRRLGIPRQPE